The following coding sequences are from one bacterium BMS3Abin14 window:
- a CDS encoding ferredoxin, with the protein MTLFAFCRAKSHEWTFCDPIIIDEDEKEVNTLAYVISNECTACGSCVDECPVEAISEGDIYVIDPELCTDCGACEAVCPVEAISPGD; encoded by the coding sequence ATGACACTTTTCGCTTTCTGTCGGGCAAAAAGCCACGAATGGACTTTTTGCGACCCTATCATTATTGACGAAGACGAAAAGGAGGTGAACACCTTGGCCTACGTTATCTCTAATGAGTGTACCGCATGTGGAAGCTGTGTGGATGAATGTCCCGTTGAGGCGATCAGTGAGGGTGATATCTACGTCATCGATCCTGAGCTTTGTACCGACTGCGGTGCCTGCGAGGCCGTATGTCCCGTTGAGGCCATCAGCCCCGGCGACTGA
- the purH gene encoding bifunctional purine biosynthesis protein PurH, with product MSIPPLQVKRALVSVYDKTGVVPFCRSMANQGIEIVSSGGTASALKEAGIPVISVSDVTGFPEILDGRVKTLNPKIHGGILARKDLPKHMDQLAEHGIGSFDLVVVNLYPFVKTVEKPGTTLEEAMEMIDIGGPAMVRAAAKNFPSVAVIVNPECYEAVLDEITGELGISYSTRLALAREAFSHTCLYDSAVSRFLSGLDEEGKTVDNPGLPDTILLGGSKIQDLRYGENPHQQAAFYSGPSSSEPLLVNARQLWGKELSYNNIVDTDATIQLIMEFQQPACAVIKHTNPCGVAVAENIHEAYLNAMKTDPISAFGGIVGFNRKVDADTAREVIDGFKEVVVAPGFTPDALEIFKSKKNLRILALPGLDRPVFDASIPFVRSAGGGFLVQSRDLVTMDEDNLKVVTGRKPTEEEMAGLRFAWIVAKHVKSNAIVYAIDGQLLAAGAGQMSRVDSAKIGVMKANLPIAGSVLASDAFFPFRDGVDAAAAAGVTAIIQPGGSMRDGEVIEAANEHDLAMVFTGIRHFRH from the coding sequence ATGAGCATCCCCCCCCTTCAGGTAAAAAGAGCCCTCGTGAGCGTCTACGACAAGACAGGGGTGGTCCCCTTCTGCCGATCAATGGCAAATCAGGGCATCGAGATCGTTTCCTCCGGGGGGACCGCAAGTGCCCTGAAGGAGGCTGGAATTCCGGTTATTTCCGTGAGCGACGTTACAGGTTTTCCCGAGATTCTGGACGGCCGTGTCAAAACCCTGAACCCGAAAATCCACGGCGGCATCCTGGCCAGGAAGGATCTGCCGAAACACATGGACCAGCTGGCCGAGCATGGGATCGGATCCTTCGACCTCGTTGTCGTCAACCTTTACCCCTTCGTCAAAACCGTTGAGAAGCCTGGGACAACCTTGGAAGAAGCAATGGAGATGATAGACATCGGGGGACCCGCCATGGTCCGTGCGGCGGCCAAAAACTTCCCCTCCGTGGCGGTGATAGTCAATCCGGAGTGCTACGAGGCTGTTCTGGATGAAATCACGGGAGAGTTGGGCATCTCCTACTCCACGCGCCTGGCCCTGGCGAGGGAAGCCTTTTCCCACACGTGCCTGTACGATTCCGCCGTGTCGCGCTTCCTTTCGGGGTTGGACGAAGAAGGAAAAACGGTGGACAACCCGGGGCTTCCGGATACGATCCTCCTGGGCGGCTCCAAGATCCAGGACCTGCGCTACGGTGAAAATCCCCATCAGCAAGCGGCGTTTTATTCCGGGCCTTCCTCCAGCGAGCCGCTCCTGGTCAACGCCAGACAGCTCTGGGGCAAAGAACTTTCCTACAACAACATCGTGGACACGGATGCCACCATCCAGCTGATCATGGAGTTCCAGCAGCCCGCCTGCGCCGTCATCAAGCATACTAACCCCTGCGGCGTGGCTGTCGCGGAAAACATCCATGAAGCCTATCTTAACGCCATGAAAACGGACCCCATCTCGGCATTTGGCGGGATTGTCGGGTTTAATCGAAAGGTGGACGCCGACACCGCAAGAGAGGTCATCGACGGATTCAAGGAGGTGGTAGTCGCGCCTGGATTCACACCCGACGCCCTGGAGATCTTCAAATCGAAGAAGAACCTCCGAATCCTGGCGTTGCCGGGTCTGGACAGGCCGGTTTTCGATGCCTCCATCCCATTCGTTCGCAGCGCTGGAGGGGGGTTCCTGGTCCAGAGCAGGGACCTTGTCACCATGGACGAGGACAACCTCAAGGTCGTAACCGGGAGGAAGCCCACTGAAGAGGAGATGGCCGGCCTTCGTTTCGCATGGATTGTGGCCAAGCACGTCAAATCCAACGCCATCGTATACGCCATCGACGGACAGCTTTTGGCGGCGGGAGCCGGCCAGATGAGTCGGGTTGATTCGGCAAAGATCGGGGTGATGAAGGCAAACCTCCCCATCGCTGGATCCGTTCTGGCTTCGGACGCCTTCTTTCCCTTCAGGGACGGGGTAGACGCTGCTGCTGCGGCCGGCGTAACGGCAATTATACAGCCGGGGGGATCGATGAGGGATGGGGAGGTCATCGAGGCCGCCAATGAGCATGACCTTGCCATGGTGTTCACGGGCATCCGGCACTTCCGACATTAA
- the purD gene encoding phosphoribosylamine--glycine ligase — protein MKVLVVGGGGREHSLVWKLNQSPRVTGVYCAPGNAGIAREATTVPMAVDDIPSLIEFAKKKGIGLTCVGPELPLTLGIVDAFESEGLRIFGASRGAAEIEGSKVFTKDLLAKYKIPSGTYEVFSEADPALDYLKKVDAPIVVKADGLAAGKGAIVCMTIEEAREAVRVIMEERRFGDAGDRVVIEEFLTGEEASFLAFSDGKTVLPMATSQDHKPIFDGDKGPNTGGMGAYSPAPVVTPELFDRIMDEVMIPTVQAMAAEGRPYKGVLYAGLMIKDGIAKVLEFNARFGDPEAQPLFMRMDGDLLEVMEAVIDERLASVALNWHDDASICVVMASGGYPGSYEKGKVISGIDKTDAMDNVKVFHAGTAEKDGRIVTAGGRVLGVTARGADIPQAIERAYRACEVITWDGAQYRRDIGAKAIKYLDK, from the coding sequence ATGAAGGTTTTAGTGGTTGGCGGTGGGGGAAGAGAGCACAGCCTGGTGTGGAAGCTCAACCAGAGCCCCCGGGTTACGGGAGTGTACTGCGCGCCGGGCAATGCCGGGATCGCCAGGGAAGCCACGACGGTCCCCATGGCCGTGGACGACATCCCCTCCCTCATTGAATTCGCCAAAAAGAAGGGGATCGGCCTGACCTGCGTCGGACCTGAACTTCCGCTCACGCTTGGGATAGTGGACGCGTTTGAAAGTGAGGGGCTGAGGATTTTCGGGGCCAGCCGCGGCGCGGCGGAGATCGAGGGCAGCAAGGTCTTTACCAAGGACCTCCTGGCAAAATACAAGATCCCGTCGGGAACCTATGAGGTCTTCAGCGAGGCGGATCCCGCACTGGATTACCTGAAGAAGGTCGATGCTCCAATCGTCGTCAAGGCGGATGGTCTGGCCGCCGGAAAGGGAGCCATCGTATGCATGACCATCGAGGAGGCCCGGGAGGCCGTCAGGGTCATCATGGAGGAGCGCAGGTTCGGGGACGCCGGGGACAGGGTCGTCATAGAAGAGTTCCTCACCGGTGAGGAGGCTTCCTTCCTGGCGTTTTCCGACGGCAAAACCGTCCTTCCCATGGCTACATCCCAGGATCACAAACCGATCTTCGATGGGGACAAGGGGCCCAACACCGGCGGCATGGGAGCCTACTCCCCGGCTCCGGTGGTGACACCCGAGCTTTTTGACCGGATAATGGATGAGGTCATGATCCCCACCGTTCAGGCCATGGCGGCAGAGGGACGGCCCTACAAGGGCGTGCTTTACGCAGGTCTGATGATTAAAGACGGAATAGCGAAGGTCCTGGAGTTCAATGCCCGTTTCGGCGACCCCGAAGCCCAGCCACTGTTCATGCGTATGGACGGGGACCTGCTTGAGGTAATGGAGGCCGTAATTGATGAACGCCTCGCTTCGGTCGCCTTGAACTGGCACGACGACGCCTCAATCTGCGTTGTCATGGCTTCAGGGGGCTACCCCGGATCCTACGAGAAGGGTAAGGTCATAAGCGGCATTGATAAGACGGATGCCATGGATAATGTCAAGGTCTTTCACGCCGGGACAGCGGAGAAGGACGGCCGGATAGTCACCGCCGGGGGGAGGGTCCTGGGGGTCACCGCGAGGGGAGCCGACATTCCGCAGGCCATCGAAAGGGCCTACCGGGCCTGCGAGGTCATTACCTGGGACGGCGCCCAATATCGCCGGGACATTGGGGCTAAAGCAATCAAGTACCTGGATAAATAA
- the purE_1 gene encoding N5-carboxyaminoimidazole ribonucleotide mutase has protein sequence MGKFDVLIMMGSASDRELMTNAALILTEFGVPHRIEVASAHRSPERVRRLVKEADEAECSVFIAGAGKAAHLAGVVASHTIKPVIGVPIPCSPLQGMDALLSTVQMPAGIPVATMAIGSTGAQNAALLAVSILALSDDSLAQKLAKNRLDMAQAFEE, from the coding sequence ATGGGAAAGTTCGATGTACTAATAATGATGGGCAGCGCTTCAGACCGCGAACTGATGACGAATGCGGCGCTGATCCTGACTGAGTTCGGAGTTCCGCACAGGATCGAAGTCGCCTCAGCGCACCGGTCGCCGGAAAGGGTCCGCCGTCTGGTAAAGGAGGCCGATGAAGCCGAGTGCTCTGTGTTCATCGCCGGGGCCGGCAAAGCGGCCCACCTCGCCGGGGTGGTGGCCTCTCATACGATAAAACCGGTCATAGGTGTGCCCATACCCTGCTCACCCCTTCAGGGGATGGACGCCCTCCTGTCCACCGTCCAGATGCCCGCCGGTATCCCCGTGGCCACCATGGCCATCGGAAGCACCGGGGCGCAGAACGCCGCCCTTCTGGCCGTGTCGATCCTTGCCCTTTCCGATGACAGCCTCGCACAGAAACTTGCCAAAAACCGCCTTGATATGGCCCAAGCCTTTGAGGAATAA
- a CDS encoding putative outer membrane protein precursor, producing the protein MANAFVGQADDPSAVHHNVAGITGLEGIQIMAGFTRISPRSEYEGVDAVAKDFYPPYFFYTNRVKESDWWVGFGINTPFGLGTDWKSDAGFNAFFRTTVTPLNPVDVIRETTIEMAKIAPVAAYRVNDKFSIGFGPEYYLVNKVVYKGGSSDGLGTGWNYSMKGDGHGIGFTLGGLYQASDSLRVGLAWHSGVTAELSGTASAFPDSSGVPYSGPASVDLNLPDTLALGISYLVNDSFTVNLDLDRTQWSDYDKLEFKNAAGAVFRTVNKNYDDVLAVRVGGSYRVNELWTVRAGFLTEPTPVIDKTFDPRLPDADATGITVGFGYDTGVWAVNGAYMALSKDDRIVDSDEPSALPTLYDGTYKNSVDLVSLDLTYRFQ; encoded by the coding sequence ATGGCCAACGCCTTTGTCGGCCAGGCCGACGACCCCTCCGCAGTGCATCATAATGTCGCCGGCATAACCGGTCTGGAGGGAATTCAGATCATGGCAGGATTCACCAGGATTTCACCCAGATCAGAATACGAAGGTGTCGATGCCGTGGCGAAGGATTTTTATCCACCTTATTTCTTTTACACAAACCGGGTAAAGGAATCAGACTGGTGGGTGGGTTTCGGGATTAACACCCCCTTCGGGCTGGGGACGGACTGGAAATCCGACGCGGGTTTCAACGCGTTTTTTAGAACCACCGTAACTCCCTTGAACCCCGTAGATGTTATCAGGGAAACCACCATCGAGATGGCCAAGATTGCACCGGTGGCCGCTTACCGTGTAAACGACAAGTTTTCCATTGGATTTGGCCCCGAGTATTATCTTGTCAATAAAGTTGTCTACAAAGGCGGTTCTTCGGACGGCCTCGGCACCGGATGGAACTACTCCATGAAAGGCGATGGCCACGGTATCGGTTTCACACTGGGCGGTCTCTACCAGGCCAGCGACTCCCTTAGAGTGGGTCTTGCCTGGCACAGTGGAGTGACCGCGGAGCTCTCCGGTACAGCTTCCGCATTTCCCGACTCTTCGGGCGTACCCTATTCAGGTCCCGCCTCGGTGGATCTGAACCTTCCCGACACGCTGGCCCTGGGTATTTCATATCTTGTTAATGATTCATTCACTGTCAACCTGGACCTCGACCGGACCCAATGGTCCGATTACGACAAGCTGGAATTCAAGAACGCCGCCGGTGCGGTCTTCAGGACCGTCAACAAGAACTACGACGATGTGCTGGCGGTTCGGGTGGGTGGAAGTTACAGGGTGAACGAACTGTGGACAGTCAGGGCCGGTTTCCTCACCGAGCCGACCCCGGTCATAGATAAGACCTTTGACCCACGGCTTCCGGACGCCGACGCGACAGGTATTACCGTCGGTTTTGGGTATGACACCGGCGTGTGGGCCGTCAACGGCGCCTATATGGCCCTTTCCAAGGACGATCGCATTGTGGACAGCGATGAGCCCAGTGCTTTGCCCACCCTGTACGATGGCACTTACAAGAATTCAGTGGATCTTGTCAGCCTGGACCTTACCTATCGTTTCCAGTAA
- a CDS encoding sirA-like protein, with protein sequence MTMKTIDCRGLACPGPVIQTKKQMEEMGPGTTFALEVDSKAGRENVLRFARGKGGAVRVENLEGNTFRLTITSPQQTLSGAARPSAAVFITSDRLGRGDDKLGAILMEGFISTLVEQDTAPDMILMMNSGVRLAVEDSPVLGSLRALVDRGCEILVCGTCLDFFSLKDKLGVGVVSNMFDIQAALLKASTVIRP encoded by the coding sequence ATGACCATGAAGACAATTGACTGCCGCGGGCTCGCATGCCCCGGCCCAGTGATTCAAACGAAAAAACAGATGGAAGAGATGGGCCCTGGAACCACATTTGCCCTCGAGGTAGACTCAAAGGCCGGCAGGGAAAACGTCCTGCGCTTCGCCCGGGGGAAGGGCGGCGCTGTAAGGGTGGAAAACCTCGAAGGCAACACTTTTCGTTTGACTATTACATCGCCCCAGCAAACCCTGTCCGGGGCGGCCCGACCCTCCGCGGCCGTTTTTATCACCAGTGATCGTCTTGGCAGAGGAGACGACAAACTGGGGGCCATACTTATGGAAGGATTTATCTCCACACTGGTGGAGCAGGATACCGCCCCCGACATGATCCTCATGATGAATTCCGGGGTGCGCCTCGCCGTAGAGGACTCGCCCGTCCTGGGTTCGCTGAGGGCGCTTGTCGACCGGGGCTGCGAGATACTCGTCTGCGGGACCTGTCTTGACTTTTTCTCTCTTAAAGACAAACTGGGAGTGGGTGTGGTTTCGAACATGTTCGACATCCAGGCCGCGCTCCTAAAGGCGTCTACGGTCATACGGCCATAG
- the nrdZ gene encoding ribonucleoside-diphosphate reductase NrdZ, translating into MPVEKPENVEVPSRGSQESMKFDQDPGCVELSENARVVLEKRYLKRDDQGNVLENPEDLFHRVADNIAQAGARFGEDAGKIEQTAETYFDLMASLSFIPNSPTLMNAGRELQQLSACFVLPVGDSMESIFDAVKHTAMIHKSGGGTGFSFSRLRPSRDVVKSTSGVSSGPISFMKVFNQATEVIKQGGTRRGANMGILRVDHPDVLHFIACKEQSDQLNNFNISVGLTQDFMKALAEGGDYPLLNPRTGEEVGRLDAGEVFRKIVEGAHRNGEPGIIFIDRINRDNPTPDLGEIESTNPCVAADSFVMTTNGPRQVGDLLGGGFKVVVDGKSFPTTRRGFFSTGTKPVFRLTTKEGYQLRVTADHPILRAVSVARKSVGREWTEASRLEPGDRIFLHDHRDFTGWDGKYGNAEGYLMGLLVGAGTLKRDKAVISVWRRDKAINGLSPSFGGPAGVMAKALEAAITLPHRVDFTGWHEVVGRGEYRMSLAAVRHVALDLGMRSGSKAITPELEKCSSLFYEGFLAGFFDADGSVQGDQKKGVSVRLSQSDLPTLEAVQRMLLRLGIVSVIYRDRRPAGSTMLPDGRGSNHPYRTRAQHELVISCENVSLFEEKIGFNDNVKKARLRTLIGSYKRQMNRERFLATVDSVTREGVEEVYDVQVPGVNAFDANGLYVHNCGEQPLLPYESCNLGSINLSKVLRYEGSRIAIDYDLLGAIVHHSVRFLDNVIEMNKYPLEQIEEMTKANRKIGLGIMGWADMLFRLGIPYDSEEAVVLAERIMDFIRQKAVETSQALADERGPFPAFNGSVHDVPGRPPMRNATVTTIAPTGTISIIANTTSGIEPLFAICYHRNVLDNQRLVEVHPYFKELAQREGFYSDGLMEKIAEEGSIQHIAGIPDWVKRVFVTSHDISPEWHVRMQAAFQKSTDNAVSKTVNFSNDAALKDIEEVYLLAYELGCKGVTVYRDGSRDEQVLSFGKDKKQVSRAQHEEQVLPAPRPRPAVTGGMTIKMKTGCGNLYVTVNEDEKGLCEVFTQMGKAGGCAASQSESVSRMVSLALRSGVEADAIVKQLSGIRCPSPLWQNGEMILSCSDALAKALRQYRDLREAAGPETVKVVDLPVPGRKTRRGDADNLQAALGSQCPDCGGSLDFAEGCATCHGCGFSKCS; encoded by the coding sequence ATGCCTGTTGAAAAACCGGAGAACGTCGAGGTTCCATCCAGGGGGTCTCAGGAATCCATGAAATTCGACCAGGATCCCGGATGTGTCGAATTGTCCGAAAATGCCAGGGTGGTTCTGGAGAAGCGTTACCTCAAGAGGGACGATCAGGGGAATGTTCTGGAGAACCCGGAGGACCTTTTCCACCGCGTTGCGGACAATATCGCTCAGGCCGGCGCTCGGTTTGGTGAGGACGCCGGGAAGATCGAGCAGACAGCCGAAACCTATTTTGATCTCATGGCCTCCCTCAGTTTTATTCCTAATTCTCCCACGCTGATGAATGCCGGGCGGGAACTCCAGCAGTTGTCCGCCTGTTTTGTCCTCCCCGTGGGCGACTCCATGGAGAGCATCTTTGACGCCGTAAAACACACGGCCATGATTCACAAGAGTGGCGGAGGAACCGGATTTTCCTTCAGCCGGCTGAGGCCGTCCAGGGACGTGGTTAAATCCACATCCGGGGTTTCATCAGGCCCTATCTCCTTCATGAAGGTCTTTAACCAGGCCACCGAGGTGATTAAACAGGGCGGGACCCGCCGGGGCGCAAACATGGGAATCCTTCGTGTGGATCATCCTGACGTGCTGCATTTCATCGCCTGCAAGGAACAGAGCGATCAGTTGAATAACTTCAACATCTCGGTGGGGTTGACCCAGGATTTCATGAAAGCGCTGGCGGAGGGTGGCGATTATCCCCTGCTTAACCCCCGGACGGGAGAGGAAGTCGGCCGCCTTGATGCCGGCGAGGTTTTCCGGAAGATTGTCGAAGGGGCACACCGAAACGGGGAGCCGGGGATTATCTTTATCGACCGGATAAACCGGGATAACCCCACGCCGGATCTGGGTGAAATAGAGAGCACGAATCCTTGCGTAGCGGCGGACTCATTTGTCATGACGACCAATGGACCGCGGCAGGTGGGTGACCTGCTCGGCGGCGGTTTCAAGGTCGTGGTCGACGGGAAGTCTTTCCCCACTACCCGCCGGGGCTTCTTTTCCACCGGGACTAAACCTGTGTTTCGCCTGACCACCAAGGAGGGATATCAGCTTCGGGTCACCGCTGATCATCCCATCCTCCGGGCAGTGTCCGTGGCACGTAAAAGCGTGGGCAGAGAATGGACTGAGGCTTCCCGCCTGGAGCCGGGCGACCGCATTTTTCTGCACGACCACAGGGATTTTACCGGCTGGGATGGAAAATACGGAAACGCTGAAGGGTACCTCATGGGTCTCTTGGTGGGCGCCGGCACGCTCAAACGGGACAAGGCAGTTATCTCAGTATGGCGCCGGGATAAGGCCATCAACGGTCTCTCGCCGTCATTCGGCGGACCGGCCGGCGTAATGGCCAAGGCCCTGGAGGCGGCTATCACCCTACCCCATCGTGTTGACTTCACCGGCTGGCATGAGGTGGTCGGCCGGGGAGAATATCGAATGAGCCTGGCTGCGGTACGCCATGTGGCTCTCGACCTCGGTATGCGGTCTGGAAGCAAGGCGATCACGCCTGAGCTGGAAAAGTGTTCTTCCCTCTTCTACGAGGGATTTTTGGCGGGCTTTTTCGATGCCGACGGTTCCGTGCAGGGAGACCAGAAGAAGGGTGTTAGCGTTCGTCTTTCCCAAAGTGACCTCCCAACCCTTGAAGCGGTTCAGCGCATGCTGCTGCGCCTGGGTATCGTCAGCGTCATTTATCGTGATCGGCGCCCGGCAGGAAGCACTATGCTGCCGGACGGGCGAGGCTCAAACCACCCATACCGGACGCGGGCACAGCACGAGCTTGTCATCAGTTGCGAAAACGTCAGCCTCTTTGAGGAAAAGATCGGGTTTAACGACAATGTCAAGAAGGCACGGCTCAGAACCCTTATCGGTTCCTACAAAAGACAGATGAATCGGGAACGTTTCCTGGCCACTGTCGACTCGGTCACCCGGGAGGGTGTGGAGGAGGTATACGACGTCCAGGTGCCCGGCGTGAACGCGTTTGATGCCAACGGGCTTTACGTCCACAATTGCGGCGAACAACCGCTGCTGCCGTACGAATCCTGCAATCTCGGTTCAATCAACCTTTCGAAGGTGCTGCGATACGAAGGATCCCGCATAGCAATAGATTACGACCTGCTCGGCGCCATCGTTCACCATTCGGTACGGTTCCTCGATAACGTGATCGAGATGAACAAGTATCCCCTTGAGCAGATCGAGGAGATGACCAAAGCCAACAGGAAGATCGGCCTGGGCATCATGGGATGGGCCGACATGCTCTTCCGCCTCGGGATTCCATACGACTCCGAGGAGGCGGTTGTCCTGGCGGAGAGAATTATGGATTTTATTCGCCAGAAGGCCGTGGAGACCTCCCAGGCCCTCGCGGATGAGAGAGGTCCGTTCCCCGCCTTTAATGGGAGTGTCCACGATGTCCCGGGTCGCCCCCCCATGCGGAACGCCACGGTTACCACAATTGCCCCAACGGGGACCATCAGTATTATCGCCAATACGACCAGCGGTATCGAGCCCCTGTTTGCCATCTGTTATCACCGCAACGTCCTGGACAATCAGCGGCTCGTTGAAGTCCACCCCTATTTCAAGGAGTTGGCTCAGCGCGAGGGTTTTTACAGTGACGGCCTCATGGAGAAGATCGCCGAGGAGGGCTCCATCCAGCACATTGCCGGTATACCGGATTGGGTGAAAAGGGTGTTCGTAACATCCCACGACATCAGCCCGGAATGGCATGTCAGGATGCAGGCCGCCTTCCAGAAATCCACCGACAACGCTGTTTCAAAGACGGTCAACTTTTCTAATGACGCCGCCTTGAAGGATATTGAGGAGGTGTATCTCCTCGCCTACGAACTGGGCTGCAAGGGAGTGACGGTATACCGCGACGGCAGCAGGGACGAACAGGTCCTGTCTTTCGGGAAGGATAAAAAGCAGGTCTCCAGGGCGCAGCATGAAGAGCAGGTCCTCCCTGCCCCAAGGCCTCGCCCTGCGGTGACAGGAGGCATGACCATCAAGATGAAGACCGGGTGCGGGAACCTGTACGTGACCGTGAACGAGGATGAAAAGGGGCTTTGCGAGGTGTTCACACAGATGGGGAAGGCCGGTGGGTGCGCCGCATCCCAGTCCGAGTCGGTGAGCCGCATGGTTTCGCTGGCCCTGCGTTCCGGAGTGGAGGCCGATGCCATCGTCAAGCAGCTTTCCGGAATCAGGTGCCCGTCACCCCTGTGGCAGAACGGCGAGATGATTCTGTCCTGTTCAGACGCCTTGGCCAAGGCTTTAAGACAGTACAGGGATCTGCGGGAGGCGGCCGGGCCTGAGACGGTAAAGGTGGTGGATCTGCCGGTGCCCGGCCGGAAAACGCGCAGGGGAGATGCAGACAACCTGCAGGCTGCGCTGGGAAGCCAGTGCCCCGACTGCGGCGGCTCCCTTGATTTCGCGGAGGGATGCGCCACCTGCCACGGCTGCGGTTTCTCCAAGTGCAGCTAA
- the ywlC gene encoding threonylcarbamoyl-AMP synthase, whose translation MRNNLPEALHILRRRGLVVVPTETFYGIACDARNPEAVRRLLLLKGREEGKPVPLIAGGMKIVRSLTSIAFLERYRKSGLDLEALAERFWPGPLTLVLPAISDLPPEITAGTGTIGIRVPGPSVALDLARQFGGALTATSANLSGKAPPRSAADVDPKILEGTDMVVDGDDTPGGQPSTVLDLTADPPRIIRPGVLYEEVREFLKQSRVQSPEIEIQSRVQSPESREKDQTW comes from the coding sequence TTGAGGAATAACCTTCCGGAAGCGCTCCATATCCTGCGGCGGAGAGGTCTTGTCGTCGTTCCCACGGAAACGTTCTACGGCATCGCCTGTGACGCGCGCAATCCTGAGGCGGTGCGCCGCCTTCTTCTCCTGAAAGGGCGCGAAGAGGGGAAACCTGTTCCGCTCATTGCCGGCGGGATGAAGATAGTCCGGAGTCTGACCTCAATTGCCTTCCTTGAACGATACCGTAAATCAGGCCTTGACCTCGAAGCACTTGCCGAAAGGTTCTGGCCCGGGCCTCTGACACTGGTTCTGCCGGCCATTTCGGACCTGCCGCCGGAGATAACGGCCGGAACGGGAACTATAGGAATAAGGGTCCCCGGCCCCTCCGTGGCCCTGGACCTCGCCCGGCAATTCGGTGGGGCGCTCACCGCCACTTCCGCCAACCTCTCCGGAAAAGCCCCGCCTCGTTCCGCCGCCGATGTCGACCCGAAAATACTTGAGGGCACGGACATGGTCGTGGACGGGGACGATACGCCGGGGGGACAGCCGTCCACGGTCCTGGACCTGACAGCCGATCCACCTCGCATCATCCGTCCGGGGGTGCTCTATGAGGAAGTCAGGGAGTTTCTGAAACAGTCCAGAGTCCAGAGTCCAGAGATTGAAATTCAGTCCAGAGTCCAGAGTCCAGAGTCCAGAGAGAAAGATCAAACGTGGTAA
- the selD gene encoding selenide, water dikinase gives MDVITPVVDDLFDFGYIAAVNALSDIFAMGGVPLTAMSFLAFDPCTLATEAASEILQGGVTALEEARCTLVGGHTLEDPEIKFGMAVTGTVPRDRIITNAGAQPGDHIYLTKPLGTGIASTALKGEMVPTSLIEEATRWMKTLNQDASTAAAKNGATAMTDVTGFGLLGHLSEMCVAAGIGAEIDFATVPVMDGIPEMVGMGMVPAGAYDNIGHIEGMIEYGPLSRDDLLPLYDPQTSGGLLISVPPGNLPGLEKGLRDKGVFFIRIGHFLSPGDRILIRR, from the coding sequence ATGGACGTCATCACTCCCGTCGTGGATGACCTCTTCGATTTCGGCTACATCGCTGCCGTCAACGCCCTTTCCGATATATTCGCCATGGGCGGGGTTCCTCTGACGGCGATGAGTTTCCTCGCCTTCGACCCCTGCACCCTTGCCACCGAGGCCGCTTCCGAGATCCTGCAGGGGGGGGTGACCGCCCTGGAGGAGGCAAGGTGTACCCTGGTGGGAGGGCACACACTGGAGGACCCGGAGATCAAATTCGGCATGGCGGTAACCGGAACGGTCCCCCGGGATAGAATCATAACTAACGCCGGTGCCCAGCCTGGCGACCACATCTACCTTACGAAGCCTCTGGGTACGGGTATCGCCTCCACCGCGCTGAAAGGGGAGATGGTCCCGACCTCCCTGATCGAGGAGGCGACCCGCTGGATGAAAACCCTGAACCAGGACGCCTCCACGGCTGCCGCAAAGAACGGGGCCACGGCAATGACCGACGTGACTGGGTTCGGCCTCCTCGGACACCTGTCGGAGATGTGCGTGGCCGCCGGAATCGGGGCCGAAATCGACTTTGCGACTGTGCCGGTTATGGACGGAATTCCGGAAATGGTCGGGATGGGGATGGTGCCCGCCGGTGCTTACGACAATATCGGGCACATCGAGGGGATGATAGAATATGGGCCCCTTTCCCGAGATGACCTCCTGCCTCTGTACGACCCACAGACGTCAGGAGGCCTGCTGATCTCCGTGCCGCCGGGCAACTTGCCCGGCCTTGAAAAAGGGCTCCGTGATAAAGGTGTGTTCTTCATCCGGATAGGCCACTTTTTAAGTCCCGGCGATCGCATCCTCATCCGCCGGTAA